The following are encoded in a window of Nocardia sp. BMG111209 genomic DNA:
- a CDS encoding FHA domain-containing protein, which translates to MSTATDYCDVCGTALEGDPAAATVVSAAAPEPARCPACDAPIAGRFCEECGHDSALPAPPRSEDTAVMAVYEPAAGAAIPVAGDPETPAGDYVWIATVAADREFFQRVLTREGPDAERVEFPAYYPERRILLHGSDFLIGKRSASQGLMPEIDLGIAPADIGVSRAHARLHLDGNGLTVTDLGSTNGTSLNGSDDLIPARVPIPLHPGDRIHVGGWTTITVTFEP; encoded by the coding sequence ATGTCCACTGCCACGGACTACTGCGATGTGTGCGGTACCGCGCTCGAGGGTGATCCGGCGGCGGCCACCGTGGTGTCGGCGGCCGCGCCGGAACCGGCGCGCTGTCCGGCCTGCGATGCCCCGATCGCGGGCCGGTTCTGCGAGGAGTGCGGCCACGATTCGGCACTGCCGGCGCCGCCGCGATCCGAGGACACGGCGGTGATGGCCGTCTACGAGCCCGCCGCCGGCGCCGCGATCCCGGTGGCCGGCGATCCGGAAACGCCTGCTGGAGACTATGTCTGGATCGCCACCGTGGCCGCGGATCGGGAATTCTTCCAGCGGGTGCTGACCCGCGAGGGCCCCGACGCCGAGCGGGTGGAATTCCCGGCCTACTACCCGGAGCGGCGAATCCTGTTGCACGGCAGCGATTTTCTCATCGGCAAGCGCAGTGCGTCGCAGGGCCTGATGCCGGAGATCGACCTCGGTATCGCGCCGGCCGATATCGGCGTCTCCCGGGCCCACGCCCGCCTGCACCTGGACGGGAACGGCCTGACCGTCACCGATCTCGGCTCCACCAACGGCACCAGCCTCAACGGCAGCGACGATCTGATCCCCGCGCGGGTCCCGATCCCGTTGCATCCCGGCGACCGGATCCACGTCGGCGGCTGGACCACCATCACCGTCACCTTCGAGCCGTAG
- a CDS encoding serine/threonine-protein phosphatase has translation MSAPNRCPACGAEIAGPADRFCENCGRDLNPAPDEPATTLPIPTGEPGIPHTTLPATAADASAPCAGCGGTGFDADGYCAGCGELRSPPDGSSADLGAVLLSTHRGKVHAHNEDAVSATVVDDGSGPVAVIVLCDGVSTSSDPQAASGAAVRAGGEGIVAALAGGRDPVAASRFGLDAAFEAVRATAGRDRNAPSCTYVSAIVRRDPAAASGDPQYEITVANVGDSRGYWLAAGSESRRLTVDDSWAQVVIAAGQLDEATAMRDPRAHALVRWLGADSTDSAATTDIRTHRVGGPGLVLLCSDGLWNYLPGADDLANLVAATAPDAAANALVDFALAGGGSDNITVALVPVPMPGQSRAKSTPWSRTGGEQR, from the coding sequence GTGAGCGCGCCGAACCGATGCCCCGCCTGCGGGGCCGAGATCGCCGGGCCGGCGGACCGGTTCTGCGAGAACTGCGGCCGGGACCTGAATCCCGCCCCCGACGAACCCGCGACCACCCTCCCGATCCCGACCGGGGAGCCCGGGATCCCGCACACGACCCTGCCCGCGACGGCCGCGGATGCGTCGGCCCCCTGCGCGGGCTGCGGCGGCACCGGTTTCGACGCCGACGGCTACTGCGCCGGCTGCGGCGAACTGCGCAGCCCGCCGGACGGCAGTTCGGCCGATCTGGGCGCGGTACTGCTGAGCACCCATCGCGGAAAAGTGCACGCGCACAACGAGGATGCGGTGTCGGCGACCGTGGTCGACGACGGATCCGGCCCGGTGGCGGTGATCGTGCTGTGCGACGGGGTGTCCACCTCCTCGGATCCGCAGGCCGCGTCCGGCGCGGCGGTTCGCGCCGGTGGCGAGGGCATCGTGGCGGCCCTGGCCGGGGGCCGGGATCCGGTGGCGGCCAGCAGGTTCGGACTCGACGCGGCCTTCGAGGCGGTCCGCGCGACGGCGGGCCGGGATCGCAACGCGCCGTCGTGCACCTATGTCTCGGCGATCGTGCGCCGCGACCCGGCGGCCGCCTCCGGCGACCCGCAATACGAGATCACCGTCGCGAATGTCGGTGACAGCCGCGGCTATTGGCTGGCGGCCGGGTCCGAGTCGCGCCGGCTGACCGTCGACGATTCGTGGGCGCAGGTCGTGATCGCCGCCGGACAGCTCGACGAGGCCACGGCGATGCGCGATCCCCGCGCGCACGCGCTGGTGCGCTGGCTGGGTGCGGATTCCACCGATTCCGCCGCCACCACCGATATCCGGACCCACCGGGTCGGCGGTCCCGGGCTGGTACTGCTGTGCAGCGACGGACTCTGGAACTATCTGCCCGGCGCCGACGATCTGGCGAACCTGGTCGCCGCGACGGCCCCGGACGCGGCGGCGAACGCACTGGTCGACTTCGCGCTCGCCGGCGGTGGCAGCGACAACATCACGGTCGCGCTGGTGCCCGTGCCCATGCCGGGGCAGTCGCGCGCGAAGAGCACACCCTGGTCGCGAACGGGAGGAGAACAACGGTGA
- a CDS encoding VWA domain-containing protein: MTIDQNSYLAAGADTVDAIVTIEAGADFAAAAPPPQRLEIIIIDCSGSMGAGDRFQGARRAAFAAIETITDGTLFTVIAGTAEAQVVYPRRGPLLPADDTTRGAARLELDRLRPYGGTAMGTWVGLARQIAQQHPGTLAHAILLSDGKNEHESPEQLAAEIGRSQGLLSVDCRGVGDSYIVEELRSIAFALNGTLDVLRQPAELAAEFAAMMQASMNKAVSDLTLRVWTPAGAVVRFVKQVAPDLTDLSRTEAGGQIGEYLLGPWGGTDDRDYHVQVRVDPAPVGREKLAARISVVSGTEVLGQGLVKAMWTADTELSTRINHRVAHYTGQAELAQTIQDGLAARQQGDLSTATAKLQRAVVLAAESGNDNTAKLLRGVVEVDDHTGTVRLRRTIDTFDEKALDARSTKTARVRKAQEG, translated from the coding sequence GTGACCATCGACCAGAACTCGTATCTGGCCGCCGGCGCCGACACCGTCGACGCCATCGTCACCATCGAGGCGGGTGCGGATTTCGCGGCCGCCGCTCCGCCACCGCAGCGGCTCGAGATCATCATCATCGACTGCTCCGGTTCGATGGGGGCCGGTGACCGGTTCCAGGGCGCCCGGCGGGCGGCCTTCGCGGCGATCGAAACCATCACCGACGGAACGTTGTTCACGGTCATCGCGGGCACCGCCGAGGCGCAGGTGGTCTATCCGCGGCGCGGGCCGTTGCTGCCCGCCGACGACACCACCCGCGGTGCGGCCCGGCTGGAACTGGATCGGCTGCGGCCCTACGGCGGTACCGCGATGGGCACCTGGGTCGGCCTGGCCCGGCAGATCGCGCAGCAGCATCCGGGCACCCTCGCGCACGCGATCCTGTTGTCCGACGGTAAGAACGAGCACGAGAGCCCGGAACAGCTGGCCGCCGAGATCGGCCGTTCCCAGGGTCTGCTGAGCGTCGACTGCCGCGGCGTCGGCGACAGCTACATCGTGGAGGAGTTGCGTTCGATCGCGTTCGCGCTCAACGGAACCCTGGACGTGCTGCGCCAACCGGCGGAACTGGCCGCGGAATTCGCGGCGATGATGCAGGCCTCGATGAACAAGGCCGTATCCGATCTGACGCTGCGGGTGTGGACCCCGGCCGGGGCGGTGGTGCGCTTCGTCAAGCAGGTCGCCCCCGATCTGACCGACCTGTCCCGCACCGAGGCGGGCGGGCAGATCGGCGAATATCTGCTCGGTCCGTGGGGCGGCACCGACGACCGCGACTACCACGTCCAGGTGCGGGTGGATCCGGCCCCGGTGGGCCGGGAGAAGCTGGCGGCCCGGATCAGTGTGGTGTCCGGTACCGAGGTGCTGGGGCAGGGCCTGGTCAAGGCGATGTGGACCGCCGATACCGAACTGTCCACCCGGATCAATCACCGCGTGGCGCATTACACCGGACAGGCCGAACTCGCCCAGACGATCCAGGACGGGCTGGCGGCGCGGCAGCAGGGCGATCTGTCCACCGCGACCGCGAAACTGCAACGCGCCGTGGTACTCGCCGCCGAATCCGGTAACGACAACACCGCCAAACTGCTGCGCGGCGTGGTCGAGGTCGACGACCACACCGGCACCGTCCGGCTGCGCCGCACCATCGACACCTTCGACGAGAAGGCACTCGACGCCCGCTCCACGAAGACGGCGCGGGTGCGGAAAGCGCAGGAGGGATGA